Proteins from a genomic interval of Flammeovirgaceae bacterium SG7u.111:
- a CDS encoding DUF6048 family protein, protein MIRLIFIFFFSFLVLTSVDGVAQKAKTGVASDSLMLPKVKPPRERLYLAGVRFGADITKLALTGIDPDFVGAEVKFEVLINNKFFIPIEYGISEITRTDDPKTFEYTTTGSYYRVGFDYCTLNKKSDDHAVNIGMRYAWNSFDNSVNYSRSDDYWGEFENTVEEKGLSGSWVELVVGLKYMFLKNLYLGMDARLKFIGSVNGGNSIDVSEMPGFGVTLKNTRPELNYSILYRIPFGKKKLTILKARE, encoded by the coding sequence ATGATACGACTAATATTTATATTTTTCTTTAGCTTTTTAGTACTAACCAGTGTAGATGGAGTTGCCCAGAAAGCAAAAACTGGAGTAGCGAGTGACTCATTGATGTTGCCCAAAGTGAAACCTCCTAGGGAAAGGTTGTACCTAGCAGGTGTGCGGTTTGGTGCTGATATAACCAAGCTTGCCTTAACGGGGATAGACCCTGATTTTGTGGGTGCTGAAGTGAAGTTTGAAGTTTTGATCAACAACAAATTTTTTATCCCGATAGAATACGGTATTTCTGAAATTACCCGTACGGATGATCCCAAAACATTTGAATATACAACCACCGGTTCATATTACCGAGTGGGATTTGACTATTGCACCCTAAATAAAAAATCGGATGATCATGCAGTTAATATAGGTATGAGATATGCATGGAATTCATTTGATAACTCGGTGAATTATTCTCGTTCGGATGACTATTGGGGCGAATTTGAAAATACGGTGGAGGAAAAAGGCTTGAGCGGAAGCTGGGTAGAATTAGTTGTAGGGTTGAAATACATGTTTCTTAAAAACTTATATTTAGGAATGGATGCCCGCCTCAAATTTATAGGCTCTGTAAATGGTGGCAATTCTATTGATGTAAGTGAAATGCCAGGTTTTGGGGTAACCTTAAAAAATACAAGGCCAGAACTTAATTACTCTATTCTTTATAGAATTCCTTTTGGGAAGAAAAAATTGACTATTCTAAAGGCGCGGGAGTAG